From the Brassica napus cultivar Da-Ae chromosome A8, Da-Ae, whole genome shotgun sequence genome, one window contains:
- the LOC106443535 gene encoding mini-ribonuclease 3 isoform X2, which translates to MAMVSAASSGLVRAALDTKPKKLRYNPNAPRNVKRNPNSTTSFVPPSSPSSSPAATVLTTTSVSVSDLLKRPASKDIGGDEDSCVGYEKWFPSPPKVGKPRSVFNAASLAYIGDSIYEIYARRHFLFPPLSIEEYNDRVRAVVRCEAQYALLHKLLDEDFLTKDEREILRWGKNVGSVKTRSTRRAGVAVYNKASSLETLIGYLYLANGKRLEEIMQKLGFSSSSSTEIMVKEAKHKLSALK; encoded by the exons atggcGATGGTATCAGCAGCAAGCTCTGGTCTGGTGAGAGCTGCTTTAGACACGAAGCCTAAGAAGCTCCGATACAACCCCAATGCGCCGCGTAACGTCAAGAGAAACCCTAATTCTACTACCTCTTTCGTGCCTCCATCATCTCCTTCGTCTTCTCCGGCGGCGACAGTCTTGACAACAACTAGCGTCTCCGTATCTGATTTGCTGAAACGTCCCGCAAGCAAAG ACATAGGTGGTGATGAAGATAGTTGTGTTGGATATGAGAAATGGTTTCCAAGTCCGCCGAAAGTGGGGAAGCCTAGATCCGTCTTCAATGCTGCCTCGCTAGCTTACATAGGCGATTCCATCTACGAG ATATACGCTCGTCGCCATTTTCTTTTCCCTCCACTGAGTATTGAAGAATATAACGACCGTGTTCGAGCAGTGGTGCGATGTGAAGCAcaa TATGCTTTGCTGCATAAGCTCCTTGATGAGGATTTCTTAACTAAAGATGAAAG AGAGATACTTCGGTGGGGAAAAAACGTAGGCTCGGTTAAAACACGGTCAACTAGGCGTGCTGGTGTTGCGGTTTATAACAAGGCCTCATCATTGGAAACACTT ATTGGCTATTTGTATCTAGCAAACGGCAAGAGATTAGAAGAAATAATGCAGAAGCTGGGGTTCTCAAGTAGTTCTTCAACAGAGATAATGGTTAAGGAGGCCAAGCACAAACTATCAGctttaaaataa
- the LOC106443535 gene encoding mini-ribonuclease 3 isoform X1 produces the protein MAMVSAASSGLVRAALDTKPKKLRYNPNAPRNVKRNPNSTTSFVPPSSPSSSPAATVLTTTSVSVSDLLKRPASKEDIGGDEDSCVGYEKWFPSPPKVGKPRSVFNAASLAYIGDSIYEIYARRHFLFPPLSIEEYNDRVRAVVRCEAQYALLHKLLDEDFLTKDEREILRWGKNVGSVKTRSTRRAGVAVYNKASSLETLIGYLYLANGKRLEEIMQKLGFSSSSSTEIMVKEAKHKLSALK, from the exons atggcGATGGTATCAGCAGCAAGCTCTGGTCTGGTGAGAGCTGCTTTAGACACGAAGCCTAAGAAGCTCCGATACAACCCCAATGCGCCGCGTAACGTCAAGAGAAACCCTAATTCTACTACCTCTTTCGTGCCTCCATCATCTCCTTCGTCTTCTCCGGCGGCGACAGTCTTGACAACAACTAGCGTCTCCGTATCTGATTTGCTGAAACGTCCCGCAAGCAAAG AAGACATAGGTGGTGATGAAGATAGTTGTGTTGGATATGAGAAATGGTTTCCAAGTCCGCCGAAAGTGGGGAAGCCTAGATCCGTCTTCAATGCTGCCTCGCTAGCTTACATAGGCGATTCCATCTACGAG ATATACGCTCGTCGCCATTTTCTTTTCCCTCCACTGAGTATTGAAGAATATAACGACCGTGTTCGAGCAGTGGTGCGATGTGAAGCAcaa TATGCTTTGCTGCATAAGCTCCTTGATGAGGATTTCTTAACTAAAGATGAAAG AGAGATACTTCGGTGGGGAAAAAACGTAGGCTCGGTTAAAACACGGTCAACTAGGCGTGCTGGTGTTGCGGTTTATAACAAGGCCTCATCATTGGAAACACTT ATTGGCTATTTGTATCTAGCAAACGGCAAGAGATTAGAAGAAATAATGCAGAAGCTGGGGTTCTCAAGTAGTTCTTCAACAGAGATAATGGTTAAGGAGGCCAAGCACAAACTATCAGctttaaaataa
- the LOC106443535 gene encoding mini-ribonuclease 3 isoform X3, translated as MAMVSAASSGLVRAALDTKPKKLRYNPNAPRNVKRNPNSTTSFVPPSSPSSSPAATVLTTTSVSVSDLLKRPASKGGDEDSCVGYEKWFPSPPKVGKPRSVFNAASLAYIGDSIYEIYARRHFLFPPLSIEEYNDRVRAVVRCEAQYALLHKLLDEDFLTKDEREILRWGKNVGSVKTRSTRRAGVAVYNKASSLETLIGYLYLANGKRLEEIMQKLGFSSSSSTEIMVKEAKHKLSALK; from the exons atggcGATGGTATCAGCAGCAAGCTCTGGTCTGGTGAGAGCTGCTTTAGACACGAAGCCTAAGAAGCTCCGATACAACCCCAATGCGCCGCGTAACGTCAAGAGAAACCCTAATTCTACTACCTCTTTCGTGCCTCCATCATCTCCTTCGTCTTCTCCGGCGGCGACAGTCTTGACAACAACTAGCGTCTCCGTATCTGATTTGCTGAAACGTCCCGCAAGCAAAG GTGGTGATGAAGATAGTTGTGTTGGATATGAGAAATGGTTTCCAAGTCCGCCGAAAGTGGGGAAGCCTAGATCCGTCTTCAATGCTGCCTCGCTAGCTTACATAGGCGATTCCATCTACGAG ATATACGCTCGTCGCCATTTTCTTTTCCCTCCACTGAGTATTGAAGAATATAACGACCGTGTTCGAGCAGTGGTGCGATGTGAAGCAcaa TATGCTTTGCTGCATAAGCTCCTTGATGAGGATTTCTTAACTAAAGATGAAAG AGAGATACTTCGGTGGGGAAAAAACGTAGGCTCGGTTAAAACACGGTCAACTAGGCGTGCTGGTGTTGCGGTTTATAACAAGGCCTCATCATTGGAAACACTT ATTGGCTATTTGTATCTAGCAAACGGCAAGAGATTAGAAGAAATAATGCAGAAGCTGGGGTTCTCAAGTAGTTCTTCAACAGAGATAATGGTTAAGGAGGCCAAGCACAAACTATCAGctttaaaataa
- the LOC106443504 gene encoding protein indeterminate-domain 7 isoform X1 codes for MMMNKDMLYNHQQQHGEENMSNLTSASGDHASVSSGNRTETSGSNFHYNTNPNQQQEEQCLAPQPSQKKKRNQPGNPDPEAEVLALSPKTLMATNRFICEICNKGFQRDQNLQLHKRGHNLPWKLKQRSNKDVIRKKVYVCPEPNCVHHHPSRALGDLTGIKKHFFRKHGEKKWKCDKCSKKYAVQSDWKAHAKTCGTKEYKCDCGTLFSRRDSFITHRAFCDALAEESARAIPNPILIQSSSPHQTQHNINFSSSSQNITSHNNNPHGHDELPMKQEEPHHHFHNIPPWLISSNPNPNGNNANYFPLASSSANFHHPSPAMSATALLQKAAQMGPSKSTTTPEEDEKSSYNKLITTTMAASMMTSPSEPGFGFQDYYMMNHHAHHHDGVGEAFDGGFNAGDERNDVVDDSGGETRDFLGLRPLMSHNEILSFANNLGNCINTSASEQQQRYSHQD; via the exons atgatgatgaacaaagatatgttatataatcatcaacaacaacatggGGAGGAAAACATGTCCAATCTAACATCAGCTTCAGGAGATCATGCAAGTGTGTCTTCAGGAAACAGAACTGAGACTAGTGGCTCCAACTTTCATTACAACACTAATCCAAATCAGCAACAGGAAGAACAGTGTCTTGCTCCACAACCATctcaaaagaagaagagaaaccaaCCCGGCAATCCAg acCCAGAAGCAGAAGTGTTGGCTTTATCACCAAAAACACTAATGGCAACAAACAGATTCATATGCGAGATCTGCAACAAAGGGTTTCAAAGAGACCAGAACTTGCAGCTTCACAAGAGAGGACACAATCTACCATGGAAGCTTAAACAAAGATCAAACAAAGACGTGATAAGGAAGAAAGTCTATGTCTGTCCCGAGCCAAACTGTGTCCATCATCATCCATCAAGAGCTCTAGGAGACTTAACAGGAATCAAAAAGCATTTCTTTAGAAAACATGGGGAGAAAAAATGGAAATGCGATAAGTGTTCGAAGAAGTATGCGGTGCAATCAGATTGGAAGGCTCATGCTAAGACTTGTGGCACCAAAGAATACAAATGCGACTGTGGAACTCTCTTTTCAAG GAGGGATAGCTTCATAACTCATAGAGCATTTTGTGATGCATTAGCAGAAGAGAGTGCAAGAGCCATACCAAACCCTATTCTCATCcaatcttcttctcctcatCAAACTCAACACAACATAAACTTCTCTTCCTCCTCACAAAACATCACCAGCCACAATAACAATCCCCATGGTCATGATGAACTTCCCATGAAGCAAGAAGAGCCACATCATCACTTCCACAACATCCCTCCTTGGCTCATCTCatcaaaccctaaccctaatggCAACAATGCTAATTACTTccctcttgcttcttcttcagcAAACTTCCACCACCCATCTCCGGCTATGTCAGCCACAGCTTTGCTCCAGAAAGCAGCTCAAATGGGTCCCTCAAAGTCAACAACCACTCCAGAGGAAGACGAGAAGTCGAGCTATAATAAGCTGATCACAACTACAATGGCTGCATCGATGATGACGTCACCTTCAGAACCTGGATTCGGGTTTCAAGACTACTATATGATGAATCATCATGCTCATCATCATGACGGCGTTGGAGAAGCTTTCGACGGTGGTTTTAACGCCGGAGATGAGAGGAACGATGTGGTGGACGACAGTGGAGGAGAGACTAGAGATTTCTTGGGGTTAAGACCGTTAATGTCTCATAATGAGATTCTAAGCTTCGCTAATAATCTTGGCAACTGTATCAACACGTCTGCTTCAGAGCAACAACAACGATACAGCCATCAAGATTAG
- the LOC106443504 gene encoding protein indeterminate-domain 7 isoform X2 — translation MMMNKDMLYNHQQQHGEENMSNLTSASGDHASVSSGNRTETSGSNFHYNTNPNQQQEEQCLAPQPSQKKKRNQPGNPDPEAEVLALSPKTLMATNRFICEICNKGFQRDQNLQLHKRGHNLPWKLKQRSNKDVIRKKVYVCPEPNCVHHHPSRALGDLTGIKKHFFRKHGEKKWKCDKCSKKYAVQSDWKAHAKTCGTKEYKCDCGTLFSRRDSFITHRAFCDALAEESARAIPNPILIQSSSPHQTQHNINFSSSSQNITSHNNNPHGHDELPMKQEEPHHHFHNIPPWLISSNPNPNGNNANYFPLASSSASFHHSSPAMSATALLHKAAQMGRTKSTATPEEEEERVDDYYNTMAASMMTSPSEHGFGFQDYYMMNQHPHHHHGVGEAFDGGFIAVDEKNDVGDDGGGETRDFLGLKSLMSDNEMLSFANNLGNCINTSASEQQERYSHQD, via the exons atgatgatgaacaaagatatgttatataatcatcaacaacaacatggGGAGGAAAACATGTCCAATCTAACATCAGCTTCAGGAGATCATGCAAGTGTGTCTTCAGGAAACAGAACTGAGACTAGTGGCTCCAACTTTCATTACAACACTAATCCAAATCAGCAACAGGAAGAACAGTGTCTTGCTCCACAACCATctcaaaagaagaagagaaaccaaCCCGGCAATCCAg acCCAGAAGCAGAAGTGTTGGCTTTATCACCAAAAACACTAATGGCAACAAACAGATTCATATGCGAGATCTGCAACAAAGGGTTTCAAAGAGACCAGAACTTGCAGCTTCACAAGAGAGGACACAATCTACCATGGAAGCTTAAACAAAGATCAAACAAAGACGTGATAAGGAAGAAAGTCTATGTCTGTCCCGAGCCAAACTGTGTCCATCATCATCCATCAAGAGCTCTAGGAGACTTAACAGGAATCAAAAAGCATTTCTTTAGAAAACATGGGGAGAAAAAATGGAAATGCGATAAGTGTTCGAAGAAGTATGCGGTGCAATCAGATTGGAAGGCTCATGCTAAGACTTGTGGCACCAAAGAATACAAATGCGACTGTGGAACTCTCTTTTCAAG GAGGGATAGCTTCATAACTCATAGAGCATTTTGTGATGCATTAGCAGAAGAGAGTGCAAGAGCCATACCAAACCCTATTCTCATCcaatcttcttctcctcatCAAACTCAACACAACATAAACTTCTCTTCCTCCTCACAAAACATCACCAGCCACAATAACAATCCCCATGGTCATGATGAACTTCCCATGAAGCAAGAAGAGCCAC ATCATCACTTCCACAACATCCCTCCTTGGCTCATCTCatcaaaccctaaccctaatggCAACAATGCTAATTACTTccctcttgcttcttcttctgcaaGCTTCCACCACTCATCTCCAGCAATGTCAGCCACAGCTTTGCTCCATAAAGCAGCTCAAATGGGTCGAACAAAGTCAACAGCTActccagaggaagaagaagagagggtTGATGACTACTACAATACAATGGCTGCATCGATGATGACGTCACCATCAGAACATGGATTCGGGTTTCAAGACTACTATATGATGAATCagcatcctcatcatcatcacggCGTTGGAGAAGCTTTCGACGGTGGTTTTATCGCCGTAGACGAGAAGAACGATGTGGGAGACGACGGTGGTGGAGAGACTAGAGATTTCTTGGGGTTAAAATCGTTAATGTCTGATAATGAGATGCTAAGTTTCGCTAATAATCTTGGTAACTGTATCAACACTTCTGCTTCAGAGCAGCAAGAACGATACAGCCATCAAGATTAG
- the LOC106443470 gene encoding glutamine-dependent NAD(+) synthetase, producing the protein MRMLKVATCNLNQWAMDFECNMKNIKASIVQAKAAGAAIRLGPELEVTGYGCEDHFLELDTVTHAWDCLKELLLGDWTNDILCSIGMPVIKGAERYNCQVLCMNKRIIMIRPKMCLANDGNYRELRWFTAWKQRGELEEFHLPIEISEALSQESVPFGYGYIQFIDTAVAAEVCEELFSPVPPHAELALNGVEVFMNASGSHHQLRKLDIRLNAFMGATHARGGVYMYSNQQGCDGGRLYYDGCACIVVNGDVVAQGSQFSLKDVEVITSQVDLDAVASLRGSISSFQEQASCKVKVSSVYVPCRLTQSFNLKMTLSSPKKIMYHFPQEEIAFGPACWLWDYLRRSGASGFLLPLSGGADSSSVAAIVGCMCQLVVKEIANGDEQVKTDAKRIGNYTNGEFPTESKEFAKRIFYTVFMGSENSSEATKMRAKQLADEIGAWHLDVCIDGVVSAVLTLFQTVTGMRPRYKVDGGSNVENLGLQNIQARMRMVLAFMLASLLPWVHSKPGFYLVLGSSNVDEGLRGYLTKYDCSSADINPIGSISKQDLRLFLRWAATNLGYQSLAEIEAAPPTAELEPIRSDYSQLDEVDMGMTYEELSVYGRMRKIFRCGPVSMFKNLCYKWGTKLSPAEVAEKVKYFFKYYSINRHKMTVLTPSYHAESYSPEDNRFDLRQFLYNSKWPYQFKKIDEIVDGLNGDSVAFPGEEASYGKEVGVVAANSGDPSAGL; encoded by the exons ATGAGGATGTTGAAAGTAGCGACGTGTAACTTGAACCAATGGGCTATGGACTTCGAATGCAACATGAAGAACATCAAGGCTTCCATTGTCCAGGCTAAGGCTGCCGGTGCCGCCATCAGGCTTGGTCCCGAGCTCGAGGTCACTGGTTATGGCTGTGAGGATCACTTCTTGGAGCTAGACACCGTCACTCACGC GTGGGATTGTTTAAAGGAATTGCTGCTTGGTGACTGGACGAATGATATATTATGTAGCATAGGAATGCCTGTAATCAAAGGAGCAGAACGGTATAACTGTCAGGTTCTCTGTATGAACAAAAGAATCATCATGATTCGACCAAAGATGTGCCTCGCCAACGATGGAAACTATAGAGAGCTGAGGTGGTTCACGGCTTGGAAGCAGAGAGGAGAGCTCGAGGAGTTTCACCTCCCTATTGAAATCTCAGAGGCCTTGTCACAGGAATCAGTCCCTTTTGGATATGGTTACATCCAGTTTATCGACAC AGCTGTTGCAGCCGAAGTCTGTGAGGAGCTGTTTAGTCCAGTCCCTCCTCATGCTGAGCTTGCGCTGAACGGTGTGGAGGTGTTTATGAATGCGAGTGGGAGTCATCACCAGCTAAGAAAGCTTGATATTCGTTTGAATGCTTTCATGGGGGCTACTCATGCTCGTGGTGGTGTTTATATGTACAGCAATCAACAGGGATGCGATGGTGGCCGCTTATACTACG ATGGATGTGCATGCATTGTTGTAAACGGAGATGTTGTAGCTCAAGGCTCACAGTTCTCGTTGAAGGACGTTGAGGTCATCACTTCCCAAGTGGATCTAGATGCGGTTGCTAGTCTTCGCGGATCGATAAGTAGTTTTCAGGAACAAGCAAGTTGTAAAGTGAAAGTATCTTCAGTATACGTGCCCTGTAGGCTGACTCAGTCCTTCAACCTAAAAATGACACTAAGCAGTCCGAAGAAG ATTATGTACCACTTTCCACAAGAAGAAATAGCCTTTGGTCCTGCTTGCTGGCTATGGGACTATTTGAGAAGAAGCGGCGCTTCAGGGTTCTTGCTTCCTCTTTCTGGTGGAGCAGACAGCTCGTCTGTGGCGGCTATTGTTGGCTGCATGTGCCAACTTGTTGTTAAAG agattgcaaatggagatgaGCAAGTGAAAACTGATGCCAAACGGATTGGGAATTATACTAATGGAGAGTTTCCTACTGAGAGCAAAGAGTTTGCTAAGCGAATATTTTACACTGTGTTTATGGGGTCTGAAAACAG TTCTGAGGCGACAAAAATGCGTGCAAAGCAGCTTGCAGACGAGATCGGTGCATGGCATCTTGATGTTTGCATAGATGGCGTTGTCTCTGCGGTTCTAACTTTATTTCAAACGGTTACTGGCATGCGTCCTCGGTATAAG GTTGATGGAGGATCAAACGTTGAGAATCTTGGGTTGCAGAACATTCAAGCACGGATGAGAATGGTGTTAGCGTTTATGTTAGCGTCTCTCTTGCCTTGGGTTCATAGCAAACCAGGCTTTTACCTTGTTCTAGGCAGCTCCAATGTTGATGAAGGACTTCGTGGTTACCTGACAAAG TATGATTGTAGCTCAGCAGACATAAACCCCATAGGAAGTATTAGTAAACAGGATCTGAGGTTGTTCCTAAGATGGGCTGCAACGAATCTCGGTTATCAGTCCTTGGCAGAGATAGAAGCTGCTCCACCAACAGCTGAGCTTGAGCCCATTCGTTCTGACTATTCTCAG CTTGATGAAGTCGACATGGGAATGACATATGAAGAGCTCTCAGTCTATGgaaggatgaggaagatattcCGGTGTGGCCCAGTTTCCATGTTCAAG AATCTATGTTACAAGTGGGGAACAAAGCTAAGCCCAGCAGAAGTAGCTGAGAAAGTGAAGTACTTCTTCAAGTATTATTCGATCAATCGACACAAGATGACTGTCCTCACACCGTCCTACCACGCTGAG AGTTACTCTCCAGAGGACAACAGGTTCGATCTGAGGCAGTTTCTGTATAATAGCAAGTGGCCATACCAGTTCAAGAAGATTGACGAGATTGTTGACGGCCTAAATGGTGACTCAGTTGCTTTTCCAGGAGAAGAAGCAAGCTACGGCAAAGAAGTTGGAGTCGTGGCTGCAAATTCCGGTGATCCAAGCGCGGGTCTCTGA
- the LOC106443488 gene encoding mediator of RNA polymerase II transcription subunit 9 — translation MDQFSGGGNWSMIPNVQAQGNFGTPTNQDHLFLQQQQPQQFHHPQQQQTQQQFQPQQQQQEMQFQQFQQQQQFIQQQQFHHQQHRLLHSPQQQQPQSSLQSPPPQQTVVHTPQSMMHTPQQQQQLVHTPQQSVQTPQQHQSLASHFHLYPLVEKLSDAVETGTRDQNSDALVSELNGHFDKCQQLLNSISGSLGSKTTMTVDGQKRNLEESEQLLQQRRDLIMEYRKSIEDLVKIEP, via the exons ATGGATCAGTTCTCAGGAGGAGGCAATTGGTCGATGATCCCCAACGTTCAAGCGCAGGGTAACTTCGGTACACCCACCAATCAAGACCATCTATTCCTCCAGCAACAACAGCCACAACAGTTTCATCATCCACAGCAACAACAAACCCAACAGCAGTTCCAGCCACAACAACAGCAACAAGAGATGCAGTTCCAGCAattccaacaacaacaacagttcATTCAACAGCAGCAGTTCCATCACCAGCAACACCGTCTGCTACATTCTCCTCAGCAGCAGCAGCCGCAGTCGTCTTTGCAGTCCCCTCCGCCGCAGCAGACGGTGGTTCATACTCCGCAATCGATGATGCACACaccgcagcagcagcagcagttGGTGCATACTCCGCAGCAATCGGTTCAGACTCCGCAGCAGCACCAGTCTTTAGCTTCCCATTTCCATCTCTATCCG TTGGTGGAGAAACTATCAGATGCAGTTGAAACTGGAACACGAGATCAGAACTCTGATGCCCTG GTGAGTGAATTGAACGGTCATTTTGACAAGTGTCAACAGCTGTTAAATTCGATTTCAGGATCTCTAGGATCTAAAACTACTATG ACTGTTGATGGACAAAAGAGGAATTTAGAAGAAAGTGAGCAACTGCTTCAACAAAGAAG GGACTTGATTATGGAATATAGGAAATCTATTGAAGATCTTGTCAAGATAGAGCCATAG